TGTGTTTCAGAAATTCATCCCGCAAAGAATTCAAAAGATTGGCCTCCCGCTCAGTAATCGCAAATCCCTGTTCTGCTAAGTCAATTGCCGGCTGAATCAATTGATTCATAGGTAGATTACAGTGTTTCAAAGTGGCATAAAAGCCTGCCACAGAGCCCGGAATTCCGACTGCGAGCCTGCCGTTTTGTGAAAGGTCGGTGTTTGCATTTCCTTTTTTATCGAGGTACATATCGCGGGACGCCTTTTCCGGTGCGGTCTCGCGGTAATCGAGCGTGAATTTTTCTCCGTTGTTTTTCACGCCAACCAAAAATCCGCCGCCACCGATATTTCCCGCCTGTGGATAAACGACAGTGAGTGCATACTGGGTCGCAACGATGGCGTCATAAGCATTTCCGCCCATTTTCAGGATTGTAGCACCGGCTTCACTCGCCAGCGGATGCGCCGAAACTACAACGCCTTTATTTTTTACCCTGACTTCTTTTACGGTATTGAAATTCGTAAACTGAGCAAAGGTAAGCTGCGAAATTAATATCAGAAGAAAGTGGAATTTTTTCATTAGTATACTTAAGTTCATTTTTTTGTAAAGTGCGTACAGGATCTTTTGTGCTTTGTTTTGTCCCTTTCAAAATTAAATAAATGTTTCCGAAACTTATTAATTTTTTTAAATTTGCTATACACACACTTAATTCAAAAAAAAATCAATCGCTACATATGGAATCTTCCACGGAAAAAATTTTGATTACCGGTGCTTTAGGACAGATCGGGACCGAACTTACCAACAGGTTAGTCGCTATTCATGGAAAGGAGAATGTCGTCGCTTCCGGGCTCGACCGGTTTGATAAAAACCTGACCTCGGCAGGCTATTACGAAAGGATGGATGTGACGAATACACAGTTGGTACGCCAGGTCATTAAGGAATATGAAATTACAACCGTGTACCATTTGGCGTCACTGCTTTCAGGAACTTCGGAAAAACAGCCGCTTTTCGCGTGGAAGCTGAACGTAGAGCCGCTGATCAATTTCTGTGAAATGGCCCGCGAAGGTTTGATTAAAAAGATTTTCTGGCCTAGTTCCATAGCTGTTTTCGGGAAAGGAATCCCCAAGGAAAACGTAGGACAGGACGTGGTTTTGAATCCCACAACCGTTTACGGAATCTCGAAACTGGCGGGTGAGAAATGGTGTGAATATTATTTTGACAAGCACGGCGTAGATGTAAGGAGCATTCGGTATCCTGGACTCATTTCCTGGAAAACGCCGGCGGGCGGCGGCACAACAGACTATGCCGTAGAGATTTATTACGAAGCCATTGAAGAAGGAAAATACACCAGTTTCATCTCAGAAAATACAGCAATGCCGATGCTTTATATGGATGATGCCATTAATGCGACTTTAAAATTAATGGAAGCCCCGAAAGAAAATATCACGGTTCGTTCATCTTACAACTTGGGCGGTATGTCATTTACGCCGGCAGAACTTGCAGCGGAAATAAGGAAGGAAATTCCGGAATTTAAAATTGA
The sequence above is a segment of the Chryseobacterium taklimakanense genome. Coding sequences within it:
- a CDS encoding NAD-dependent epimerase/dehydratase family protein, with the protein product MESSTEKILITGALGQIGTELTNRLVAIHGKENVVASGLDRFDKNLTSAGYYERMDVTNTQLVRQVIKEYEITTVYHLASLLSGTSEKQPLFAWKLNVEPLINFCEMAREGLIKKIFWPSSIAVFGKGIPKENVGQDVVLNPTTVYGISKLAGEKWCEYYFDKHGVDVRSIRYPGLISWKTPAGGGTTDYAVEIYYEAIEEGKYTSFISENTAMPMLYMDDAINATLKLMEAPKENITVRSSYNLGGMSFTPAELAAEIRKEIPEFKIDYKPDFRQAIADSWPASIDDSVAKKDWGLTYDFDITEMTRDMIKNLKTKLKP